A region of Marnyiella aurantia DNA encodes the following proteins:
- a CDS encoding DUF6452 family protein translates to MKIFLTLLTSLFLFFSCSTDDDICTDGEGTPQVKIKFKTFATGKPRTLDSVFVAVDYGAGPVAVVQNTVATDSLMLPLRVEDVPFTDIYVATSSTGNLSQIRLNYTTTSEYVSPACGIRRLYTGLSATLQAPNPVLAVETAQNEIVNESKTHLFLLF, encoded by the coding sequence ATGAAAATCTTCCTTACATTGCTGACGTCTCTGTTTTTGTTCTTCTCTTGTAGTACAGACGATGATATCTGCACGGATGGGGAAGGTACACCCCAGGTAAAAATCAAATTTAAAACGTTTGCAACCGGAAAGCCGCGAACGCTGGATTCCGTATTTGTGGCGGTGGATTATGGTGCCGGTCCCGTAGCTGTGGTGCAGAATACGGTAGCCACAGATTCCCTCATGCTTCCGCTGAGGGTAGAAGATGTTCCTTTTACGGACATCTATGTGGCCACGTCCAGTACCGGCAATTTATCACAGATTAGGTTGAACTATACTACAACTTCAGAATATGTATCCCCTGCGTGCGGTATAAGACGACTTTATACAGGTCTTTCTGCCACTTTGCAGGCCCCGAATCCTGTATTAGCCGTTGAAACTGCCCAAAATGAAATAGTAAATGAAAGCAAAACTCACCTTTTCCTACTTTTTTAG
- a CDS encoding zinc-dependent metalloprotease: protein MILKNFFILTLVTSAFSFSAAQERDTLVVKTDTATVKKPDTAAKDKKKETVKPYKDVITAKAISDAGAITVHKVEEKYYFEIPEKVLAKEFLLVTRLTKAAAGMRSGTTGYAGDQIAQNLITFEKGPQDKLFVRSISYADYASDSTSQMYNSVMRNNMQAIIHAFDIKAYGKDKKSFVVEVTDLVNADNELVSFDAGMKKRFKVGAFQKDKSFINFIKSFPNNLEINTTKTFARTLGDVTFPPGVEKPTVSGNYTVEINSSLVMLPENKMQARYFDPRVGYFTVGYTDFDLDPQGVKRISLIKRWRLEPKPQDLEKYKRGELVEPAKPIVFYIDPATPKKWVPYLMQGVNDWQKAFEKAGFKNAVYAKIPNAREDPEWSLEDARFSAIVYKPSDVPNASGPSISDPRTGEILESHINWYHNVMNLLRNWYFIQASPNDERARRMNFDDELMGELIRFVSAHEVGHTLGLRHNFISSAAVPVEKLRDKNWLEKNGHTPSIMDYARFNYVAQPEDRIPDSGIMPRIGDYDNWAIEWGYRRFYQYNSPEKEKEHLNKWVMDKMKDPRLWFGTESNPFDPRLQSEQIGDNPMLAGTYGIKNLGRIVKNLDNWTATPNEGYSDLSTMYDQVTTQFSRYLGHVSKYIGGQMETPKTIEQKGAVYEAVSRKDQKEALKFLSTNIFETPQWLVRNEIFEKTGTSPVEVVERLQNTVLNRILSASVLQMMYQTQATEQNAYPVAEYMNDLKAEIFSGKTDLYRRNFQRNYVESMLSLLNSKPTSGSGRPGRSVAVSDNSDVKAIVRGVLNELKNELKTKTASDALTKYHYDDLLYRLEKALNPRS from the coding sequence ATGATTCTTAAGAACTTCTTCATACTCACCCTTGTAACTTCAGCCTTTTCATTTTCAGCTGCCCAGGAACGCGACACCCTGGTTGTAAAGACAGACACGGCCACCGTAAAGAAGCCGGATACCGCTGCCAAGGACAAAAAGAAAGAAACTGTAAAGCCATATAAGGACGTTATTACTGCCAAAGCCATTTCGGATGCCGGGGCCATCACCGTTCATAAGGTTGAAGAAAAGTATTATTTCGAAATTCCGGAAAAGGTACTTGCAAAAGAATTTCTTCTGGTTACCCGTCTTACCAAGGCGGCTGCCGGTATGCGTTCCGGAACCACTGGTTATGCCGGCGACCAGATTGCCCAAAACCTGATCACTTTTGAAAAAGGTCCGCAGGATAAGCTTTTTGTGCGCTCAATTTCCTATGCTGACTACGCCTCTGACTCAACATCTCAGATGTATAATTCGGTGATGCGGAACAATATGCAGGCAATTATTCACGCCTTCGACATCAAAGCTTACGGAAAGGATAAAAAGTCATTCGTTGTAGAGGTTACCGATCTGGTAAATGCGGATAATGAACTGGTTTCATTTGACGCAGGCATGAAGAAGAGGTTTAAAGTAGGAGCTTTCCAAAAAGATAAATCATTTATCAACTTCATAAAGTCTTTCCCGAACAATCTGGAAATAAATACGACCAAGACTTTTGCGCGTACACTGGGCGATGTCACATTTCCACCGGGCGTAGAAAAGCCTACAGTAAGCGGAAATTACACGGTGGAAATTAACTCATCTCTCGTAATGCTTCCTGAAAATAAGATGCAGGCCAGATACTTTGACCCGAGAGTTGGTTATTTTACTGTTGGCTATACAGACTTCGATCTGGATCCGCAGGGAGTAAAAAGGATTTCACTGATCAAGAGATGGCGGCTGGAGCCAAAACCTCAGGATCTGGAAAAGTATAAGAGAGGCGAGTTGGTGGAACCTGCAAAACCAATTGTATTCTACATAGACCCTGCAACACCGAAGAAATGGGTGCCTTACCTGATGCAGGGTGTTAACGACTGGCAGAAGGCTTTTGAGAAAGCCGGTTTTAAGAACGCAGTTTATGCGAAAATTCCAAATGCCAGAGAAGATCCGGAATGGAGTCTGGAAGACGCGCGTTTCTCAGCTATTGTTTACAAGCCTTCAGATGTACCAAATGCGTCAGGCCCTTCAATCTCGGACCCGCGTACCGGTGAGATTCTGGAAAGCCACATCAACTGGTATCATAATGTAATGAACCTGCTGCGTAACTGGTATTTCATTCAGGCTTCACCAAATGATGAACGTGCACGCAGGATGAATTTTGATGATGAACTCATGGGCGAACTGATCCGTTTTGTTTCAGCTCATGAGGTAGGTCACACTTTGGGACTGAGACACAACTTCATATCAAGTGCCGCGGTACCGGTAGAAAAACTCAGAGATAAAAACTGGCTGGAGAAAAACGGTCATACTCCCTCCATTATGGATTACGCCAGGTTCAACTATGTGGCGCAGCCTGAAGACAGAATTCCGGACAGTGGCATAATGCCGCGTATCGGCGATTATGATAACTGGGCTATAGAGTGGGGCTACCGCCGTTTCTATCAGTATAATTCGCCTGAAAAAGAAAAAGAACACCTGAACAAATGGGTGATGGATAAGATGAAGGATCCAAGGCTTTGGTTCGGTACCGAAAGCAACCCATTTGATCCGCGTTTGCAGAGTGAGCAGATAGGCGACAATCCCATGCTGGCAGGAACCTATGGAATTAAGAACCTCGGACGCATCGTGAAGAACCTTGACAACTGGACCGCTACTCCTAATGAAGGTTACAGTGACCTGAGCACGATGTATGATCAGGTAACTACACAGTTCAGCAGATATTTGGGTCATGTGTCAAAATACATTGGAGGACAGATGGAAACACCTAAAACGATAGAACAAAAAGGTGCCGTGTATGAAGCCGTTTCCCGAAAAGACCAGAAGGAAGCACTGAAATTTCTCAGCACAAACATTTTCGAAACTCCCCAGTGGCTTGTAAGAAATGAGATATTTGAGAAAACGGGAACATCTCCTGTGGAAGTAGTGGAGCGTCTTCAGAATACTGTCCTTAACAGGATTCTTAGTGCGAGTGTTTTGCAGATGATGTACCAAACGCAGGCTACTGAGCAGAATGCATATCCGGTGGCAGAATATATGAATGACCTTAAAGCTGAGATATTCAGTGGGAAAACCGATTTGTACCGCAGAAATTTTCAGCGTAATTACGTGGAGTCAATGCTCTCACTGCTGAACAGCAAACCTACATCCGGTTCCGGCAGACCCGGCAGGTCGGTAGCTGTATCAGACAACTCAGATGTTAAAGCTATTGTGCGTGGCGTACTGAATGAACTGAAAAATGAACTGAAGACAAAGACAGCAAGTGACGCTTTAACCAAGTATCACTATGATGATCTTCTGTACCGTTTGGAGAAGGCACTTAACCCCCGGAGCTAA
- the rlmD gene encoding 23S rRNA (uracil(1939)-C(5))-methyltransferase RlmD, with protein MSKNRRKNQILENIQLVSAGAKGVAIGRTAEGKTVLVSGAVPGDRVNARVKKAKSNYFEAETVEILERSPFRVEPKCIHFGVCGGCKWQNLSYEKQLDIKQDEVFNHIKRIGGIEDFETLPILGSAEQYFYRNKMEFSFSNARWLTQFEISSEENFGSRDALGFHIPGMWSKILDLKECWLQEPPSNDIRLAVRNYAAVNGLDFFDVKSQQGFLRTLMLRQNSMGEWMVLFQLFREEKENREKLFEFLLKEFPQIKTLVYTINSKQNDSIYDQEVIIYSGDGFLMEEMDGLKFKIGPKSFFQTNYRQALELYRKTLEFADVQGHEVVYDLYTGTGTIAQYVARNAKQVIGIESVPEAIAAAKEHAELNGLSNCTFYCGDMKDIFNDEFLANHPPADVLITDPPRDGMHQKVVEQILKLAPQRIVYVSCNSATQARDLALMKDQYRLVKILPVDMFPQTHHVENIALLERI; from the coding sequence ATGTCTAAAAACAGAAGAAAAAATCAGATACTCGAAAATATTCAGCTTGTTTCCGCAGGTGCCAAAGGCGTTGCTATAGGCCGTACCGCAGAGGGCAAAACCGTGCTCGTGTCGGGCGCAGTTCCTGGCGACCGCGTAAACGCGCGCGTGAAAAAAGCGAAATCCAATTACTTTGAAGCCGAAACCGTAGAAATACTGGAACGTTCGCCTTTCCGCGTGGAACCCAAGTGCATCCATTTCGGCGTATGCGGCGGCTGCAAGTGGCAGAATCTTTCCTACGAAAAGCAACTGGACATTAAACAGGATGAGGTCTTTAACCATATTAAAAGGATTGGTGGCATTGAGGACTTTGAAACCCTCCCTATCCTGGGCAGTGCGGAGCAATACTTTTACCGCAACAAAATGGAGTTTTCATTCTCCAACGCCCGTTGGCTGACCCAGTTTGAAATCAGTTCCGAGGAGAATTTCGGCAGCCGCGATGCACTTGGCTTTCATATTCCCGGCATGTGGAGCAAAATCCTGGACCTTAAGGAATGCTGGCTTCAGGAACCACCTTCCAACGACATCCGGTTGGCAGTCCGCAACTATGCCGCTGTCAACGGTCTGGATTTTTTTGATGTAAAAAGTCAGCAGGGCTTTCTGCGCACTTTAATGCTGCGCCAGAATTCAATGGGAGAGTGGATGGTGCTTTTCCAGCTCTTCCGCGAAGAAAAGGAAAACCGGGAGAAACTTTTTGAATTTTTGCTGAAGGAATTCCCCCAAATTAAAACTTTGGTTTATACAATAAACAGCAAACAGAACGACTCCATTTACGATCAGGAAGTGATTATCTATTCCGGCGACGGTTTCCTGATGGAGGAAATGGACGGCCTGAAATTTAAGATCGGACCCAAATCCTTTTTCCAGACCAATTACCGTCAGGCGCTGGAGCTGTACCGCAAAACGCTGGAGTTTGCCGACGTGCAGGGTCATGAAGTCGTTTATGACCTTTACACAGGGACCGGAACTATTGCCCAGTATGTTGCACGCAACGCAAAACAGGTTATCGGCATCGAGTCGGTACCCGAAGCTATTGCCGCGGCAAAGGAGCACGCCGAACTGAACGGTCTTTCAAACTGTACCTTCTACTGTGGCGATATGAAGGATATCTTCAATGATGAATTCCTGGCCAATCATCCACCGGCAGATGTGCTCATCACCGATCCGCCGCGCGACGGTATGCACCAGAAGGTGGTGGAGCAGATCCTGAAACTTGCTCCTCAGCGTATTGTGTATGTAAGCTGCAATTCTGCCACCCAGGCCCGCGATCTTGCTTTGATGAAGGATCAGTACCGCCTGGTAAAGATCCTGCCGGTGGATATGTTCCCGCAGACGCACCATGTAGAGAATATCGCACTGTTGGAGCGCATATAA